A DNA window from Massilia putida contains the following coding sequences:
- the cbiQ gene encoding cobalt ECF transporter T component CbiQ — protein sequence MRIDDAAYASRWRHVAPSAKLLFASAGTAAAWIAHGPGALALLAAASMLAALLGARVPPRTYVAVALAPCGFLLLSCLTMLVAPGTDGAWHWTPAALPFVARTALRSLAVLAALLGLVLTTPLPDLLALLRRLRAPELLLDLMALSYRMLFVLRQAWDEGVTAQSARLGHGGWRRAWRSTGLLAGQMAVQVWHRAAALQAAADARGYDGRLRFLPGAFPHARRDRLAALLAGAALMAVALGDRS from the coding sequence ATGCGGATCGATGACGCCGCCTACGCCAGCCGCTGGCGCCATGTCGCGCCGTCGGCCAAGCTGCTGTTCGCGTCCGCCGGCACGGCCGCGGCATGGATCGCGCACGGCCCCGGCGCATTGGCCCTGCTCGCGGCGGCCTCGATGCTGGCCGCGCTGCTGGGTGCGCGCGTGCCGCCGCGCACCTATGTCGCGGTGGCGCTGGCGCCGTGCGGCTTCCTGCTGCTGTCCTGCCTGACGATGCTCGTCGCGCCCGGCACCGACGGCGCCTGGCACTGGACGCCAGCGGCGCTGCCGTTTGTTGCGCGCACGGCGCTGCGCTCGCTCGCCGTGCTGGCGGCGCTGCTGGGCCTCGTGCTCACGACGCCGCTTCCCGACCTGCTCGCGCTGCTGCGCCGCCTGCGCGCGCCCGAGCTGCTGCTCGACCTGATGGCGCTGAGCTACCGCATGCTGTTCGTGCTGCGCCAGGCGTGGGACGAGGGCGTCACGGCGCAAAGCGCGCGCCTGGGCCATGGGGGCTGGCGCCGGGCGTGGCGCTCGACCGGGCTGCTGGCCGGCCAGATGGCGGTGCAGGTCTGGCACCGGGCCGCCGCGCTGCAGGCGGCCGCCGACGCGCGCGGCTACGACGGCCGGCTGCGCTTCCTGCCGGGCGCATTCCCCCATGCCCGCCGCGACCGTCTCGCCGCGCTGCTGGCCGGTGCCGCGCTCATGGCCGTGGCGCTCGGAGACCGGTCGTGA
- a CDS encoding energy-coupling factor ABC transporter substrate-binding protein — protein MKRRTWWILAAVILLTVLPLWLARAPAGGFGGADDAARQAVGTIAPGYRPWFAPLVEPASAEIASLLFALQAAAGAGVIGFWLGLSVARERARRAADPTREYDADR, from the coding sequence ATGAAGCGCCGGACGTGGTGGATTCTCGCGGCCGTCATCCTGCTGACGGTGCTGCCGCTGTGGCTGGCGCGCGCGCCGGCGGGCGGTTTCGGCGGTGCCGACGACGCCGCCCGGCAGGCCGTCGGCACGATCGCGCCCGGCTACCGGCCGTGGTTCGCGCCCCTGGTCGAACCGGCCAGCGCGGAGATCGCATCGCTGTTGTTCGCGCTGCAGGCCGCCGCCGGCGCGGGCGTGATCGGCTTCTGGCTGGGTCTCTCGGTTGCGCGCGAACGTGCGCGCCGCGCGGCGGATCCGACACGGGAATACGATGCGGATCGATGA
- a CDS encoding energy-coupling factor ABC transporter permease produces MHIMEGFLPPVHALGWTAVSVPFLAWGLRSMGRGLRAHPERRMLLGVAAAFAFLLSALKLPSVTGSCSHPTGVGLGALLFGPVAMVPVGFVVLLFQALLLAHGGITTLGANVFSMAIVGPCVSYGVFRAVAALGLTRSAAVFLAACVGDLATYVTTSAQLAWAFPAASGGFAASFLKFAGIFALTQVPIAISEGLLTVLVVNAMARFNAHELRALPVMAVRAREPA; encoded by the coding sequence ATGCACATCATGGAAGGTTTTCTGCCGCCCGTTCACGCGCTCGGCTGGACCGCCGTTTCCGTTCCTTTTCTGGCCTGGGGCCTGCGCTCGATGGGGCGCGGCCTGCGGGCGCATCCCGAGCGGCGCATGCTGCTCGGCGTCGCCGCCGCGTTCGCGTTCCTGCTGTCGGCGCTCAAGCTGCCGTCCGTGACGGGCAGCTGTTCGCACCCGACCGGCGTCGGCCTCGGCGCGCTGCTGTTCGGGCCCGTCGCGATGGTGCCGGTGGGCTTCGTCGTGCTGCTGTTCCAGGCGCTGCTGCTGGCGCACGGCGGCATCACGACGCTCGGCGCCAACGTGTTCTCGATGGCGATCGTCGGACCGTGCGTGTCGTACGGCGTCTTCCGCGCCGTGGCCGCGCTGGGCCTGACGCGTTCCGCCGCCGTCTTCCTGGCGGCCTGCGTGGGCGACCTGGCGACCTATGTGACCACGTCGGCGCAGCTGGCGTGGGCATTTCCTGCTGCGTCCGGCGGCTTTGCCGCGTCGTTCCTGAAGTTCGCCGGGATCTTCGCGCTGACCCAGGTGCCGATCGCCATCAGCGAAGGCCTGCTCACCGTGCTGGTGGTGAATGCGATGGCGCGCTTCAACGCGCATGAATTGCGTGCGCTGCCCGTCATGGCGGTGCGTGCGCGGGAGCCGGCATGA
- the bluB gene encoding 5,6-dimethylbenzimidazole synthase — protein sequence MSPNAFSSPEIEGVYRAIFERRDMRHFLATPVDAEQLERFIRAAHHAPSVGLMQPWRFIRIVNRELRRDIHAHVDDERVQTAHALGQRAQDFMRLKVEGILECAELFVVALMDKREPYVFGRRTMPQMDLASASCAIQNFWLAARAEGIGVGWVSLFDPQRVRALCNMPDDTMPIAVLCVGHVAQFYPAPMLEAEGWDKRRAVDDMLYEDTWGQPGSLFGQTPV from the coding sequence ATGTCCCCCAATGCCTTTTCGTCCCCCGAAATCGAGGGCGTCTACCGCGCCATCTTCGAACGGCGCGACATGCGCCACTTCCTCGCAACGCCTGTCGATGCGGAACAACTGGAACGCTTCATCCGGGCCGCGCACCACGCGCCCAGTGTCGGACTGATGCAGCCGTGGCGTTTCATCCGCATCGTCAACCGCGAGCTGCGTCGCGACATCCACGCCCACGTGGACGACGAGCGCGTGCAGACCGCGCATGCGCTCGGCCAGCGCGCGCAGGATTTCATGCGTCTGAAAGTCGAGGGGATCCTGGAATGCGCCGAGCTGTTCGTCGTCGCGCTGATGGACAAGCGCGAACCTTATGTGTTCGGCCGGCGCACGATGCCGCAGATGGATCTTGCGTCGGCATCGTGCGCGATCCAGAACTTCTGGCTGGCCGCGCGCGCCGAAGGGATCGGTGTCGGCTGGGTATCCCTGTTCGATCCGCAGCGCGTGCGCGCGCTGTGCAATATGCCCGACGACACCATGCCGATCGCCGTGCTGTGCGTCGGCCACGTCGCGCAGTTCTACCCTGCGCCCATGCTCGAGGCCGAAGGCTGGGACAAGCGCCGCGCCGTGGACGACATGCTGTATGAAGATACCTGGGGACAGCCGGGTTCGCTGTTCGGGCAAACGCCTGTTTGA
- a CDS encoding PHA/PHB synthase family protein → MNILSEIPPSEQRREASTWQGGPRPRYPEASVEHAHIDLALNAALGRVTGYVSPAALAGAWYDWASHLLLSPAKQMELGVQAASNMQRWLQYSASAMFGTAAEPVQPLAQDKRFNDPLWHTWPWNQLSQGFLLTQQWWHRATSGVRGVSSHHGDVVTFVARQLLDGVAPSNFIATNPVAQQVTLASGGQNLVHGLARAGTDLRRALAGTTAPVSHRPGRDVAITPGKVVMDNHLIELLRYDPVTPQVHAVPQLIVPAWIMKYYILDLSPQNSLVRYLVEHGHTVYMISWKNPQADDRDLSLEDYRRHGVMEALDTVVRETGAPQVNACGYCLGGTLLAIAAAAMARDGDERLASMTLLAAQVDFTEPGELSLFIDESQVSFLEAVMWQQGYLDTRQMAGAFQLLRSNDLIWSRRLRHYLLDIPDKDNDLASWNADATRMPCRMHSQYLRNLFLQNSLASSRYIVNGRPVSLTDIHIPILAVGTMTDHVAPWRSVYKIIPLSDTSVTFLLTTGGHNAGVVSPPGTPGRSYQMSTHEHDGPYVDPDTWQSETRVREGSWWPAWEHWLTRLAGPWVAPPPPGRSLRDAPGHYVLQP, encoded by the coding sequence ATGAACATCCTGTCCGAAATCCCGCCGAGCGAACAGCGGCGCGAAGCCAGCACGTGGCAAGGCGGGCCGCGGCCGCGCTATCCCGAGGCAAGCGTCGAGCATGCCCACATCGACCTGGCACTGAACGCCGCGCTGGGGCGCGTGACCGGCTACGTCTCGCCGGCCGCGCTGGCCGGCGCGTGGTACGACTGGGCCAGCCACCTGCTGCTGTCGCCCGCCAAGCAGATGGAGCTGGGCGTGCAGGCCGCGAGCAACATGCAGCGCTGGCTGCAGTACAGCGCCAGCGCCATGTTCGGCACGGCAGCCGAGCCCGTGCAGCCGCTGGCGCAGGACAAGCGCTTCAACGATCCGCTGTGGCATACCTGGCCGTGGAACCAGCTCAGCCAGGGCTTCCTGCTCACGCAGCAATGGTGGCACCGGGCCACGAGCGGCGTGCGCGGGGTGTCGTCGCACCACGGCGACGTGGTCACGTTCGTCGCGCGCCAGTTGCTGGACGGCGTCGCGCCGTCGAACTTCATCGCCACCAACCCGGTGGCGCAGCAGGTCACGCTCGCCAGCGGCGGCCAGAACCTCGTGCATGGGCTGGCCCGGGCGGGCACCGACCTGCGGCGGGCGCTGGCCGGCACCACGGCGCCCGTCAGCCACCGGCCCGGCCGCGACGTCGCCATCACGCCCGGCAAGGTCGTCATGGACAACCATCTCATCGAACTGCTGCGCTACGATCCCGTCACGCCGCAGGTCCACGCGGTGCCGCAGCTGATCGTGCCGGCGTGGATCATGAAGTACTACATCCTCGACCTCTCGCCGCAGAACTCGCTCGTCCGCTACCTCGTCGAGCACGGCCATACGGTGTACATGATTTCCTGGAAAAATCCGCAGGCCGACGACCGCGACCTGTCGCTGGAAGATTACCGGCGCCATGGCGTGATGGAAGCGCTGGACACCGTCGTGCGCGAGACCGGCGCGCCCCAGGTCAACGCCTGCGGCTATTGCCTGGGCGGCACGCTGCTGGCGATCGCGGCGGCGGCGATGGCGCGCGACGGCGACGAGCGGCTGGCCAGCATGACCTTGCTGGCGGCCCAGGTCGACTTCACGGAACCGGGCGAGCTGTCGCTGTTCATCGACGAGAGCCAGGTCAGCTTCCTGGAGGCCGTGATGTGGCAGCAGGGCTACCTGGACACGCGCCAGATGGCCGGCGCGTTCCAGCTGCTGCGCTCGAACGACCTGATCTGGTCGCGCCGCCTGCGCCACTACCTGCTCGACATTCCGGACAAGGACAACGACCTGGCGTCGTGGAATGCGGACGCGACGCGCATGCCCTGCCGCATGCATTCCCAATACCTGCGCAACCTGTTTTTGCAGAACAGCCTGGCCAGCTCGCGCTACATCGTCAATGGCCGGCCCGTGTCGCTGACCGACATCCACATTCCCATCCTCGCGGTCGGCACGATGACGGACCACGTCGCTCCGTGGCGCTCCGTCTACAAGATCATTCCGCTGAGCGACACGTCGGTGACATTCCTGCTGACCACGGGCGGCCACAACGCGGGCGTCGTGTCGCCGCCGGGCACGCCGGGCCGAAGTTACCAGATGAGTACCCATGAGCACGACGGGCCCTATGTCGATCCCGACACCTGGCAGTCCGAGACCCGCGTGCGTGAAGGAAGCTGGTGGCCGGCCTGGGAACACTGGCTGACGCGGCTCGCGGGCCCATGGGTGGCGCCGCCGCCGCCGGGACGCAGCTTGCGTGACGCGCCCGGCCACTACGTGCTGCAGCCATGA
- a CDS encoding NUDIX hydrolase produces the protein MVHPQPDDDGRQVRLHAPSCEANLHALADPLAALTFVPGSVCAGMLNDVPLAPCTRAAVDAACRHAGAMAAFDEPPFVLPAGKRAAAGAVVREADGRLWLVAPSNGFGGYANTFPKGRVEPGLSLRATAIREVWEETGLHVALTAWLGDFSRTQTFTRFYVARRIGGHPGHMGWESQAVHLVTPDRARELLNRDTDHAVLEALLRGFE, from the coding sequence ATGGTTCACCCTCAACCGGACGACGACGGCCGCCAGGTCCGCCTGCACGCGCCGTCCTGCGAAGCGAACCTGCACGCCCTCGCGGATCCGTTGGCCGCGCTGACCTTCGTGCCCGGCAGCGTGTGCGCCGGCATGTTGAACGATGTGCCGCTGGCCCCGTGCACGCGCGCGGCCGTCGACGCCGCGTGCCGCCATGCGGGCGCCATGGCGGCGTTCGACGAGCCGCCTTTCGTGCTCCCGGCCGGCAAACGCGCGGCTGCCGGCGCCGTCGTGCGCGAGGCGGACGGACGGCTCTGGCTCGTGGCACCGTCGAACGGCTTCGGCGGCTACGCGAACACCTTTCCCAAGGGGCGCGTCGAACCGGGCCTGTCGCTGCGGGCGACCGCCATCCGCGAAGTCTGGGAGGAAACCGGTCTGCACGTGGCGCTGACGGCCTGGCTCGGCGATTTTTCCCGCACGCAGACGTTCACGCGCTTCTACGTCGCCCGCCGCATCGGCGGCCATCCCGGGCACATGGGGTGGGAGTCGCAGGCCGTCCACCTCGTCACGCCGGACCGGGCCCGCGAGCTGCTGAACCGGGACACCGATCATGCCGTGCTGGAAGCACTGCTGCGGGGCTTTGAGTAA
- a CDS encoding carboxymuconolactone decarboxylase family protein, translating to MRKGIATNFNAFKVEREDGALMGPWNPWLHEPAIGKAIWNLTLAMTANAALPDNARQIAILVVGARYNAAYELYAHVAVAEREGMSAERLAALVAGQKPTDLTREENVAFDFSYALARGGILPEPLYRLAVATFGQHGTNELIYLVGLYALVSTTLNGFNVPVPERE from the coding sequence ATGCGTAAAGGGATTGCCACCAACTTCAACGCGTTCAAGGTCGAACGCGAGGACGGCGCCCTGATGGGGCCCTGGAACCCCTGGCTGCACGAACCCGCGATCGGCAAGGCGATCTGGAACCTCACGCTCGCGATGACGGCCAACGCCGCTCTGCCCGACAACGCACGCCAGATCGCGATCCTCGTCGTCGGCGCGCGCTACAACGCGGCCTACGAACTGTATGCGCACGTCGCCGTCGCCGAACGCGAAGGCATGTCCGCCGAGCGGCTCGCCGCGCTCGTCGCGGGCCAGAAGCCGACCGACCTGACGCGCGAGGAAAACGTCGCGTTCGATTTTTCGTACGCCTTGGCGCGCGGCGGCATCCTGCCCGAGCCGCTGTACCGGCTGGCCGTCGCCACGTTCGGCCAGCACGGCACCAACGAACTGATCTACCTGGTCGGCCTGTACGCCCTCGTGTCGACGACGCTGAACGGCTTCAACGTGCCGGTGCCGGAACGTGAATAA
- a CDS encoding patatin-like phospholipase family protein, with protein sequence MNKRDESVLHEGTRAPAEPPKPCATEFDSIALVLQGGGALGAYQAGVYERLLEVGVEPTWVSGISIGAINSAIIAGNAREHRVARLREFWELVSSGSDGIVGDQWTGVPLVDSLHAWVNQLAAGRVLVQGVPGFFEPRVPPPFLSWPGRGATSFYDTAPLRATLERLVDFDRINARETRLSIGAVNVRTGNFAYFDNAKDRIGPEHVMASGALPPGFDSVEIDGERYWDGGMVSNTPLDWVLSARSRLHTLVFQVDLWSARGEVPNDLAGVATRMKEIQYSSRTRNATDAFRRTEKLRTAFNELLALMPPTLAATPQAKLLAEASDRALYNIVELVYRSPTYEGQYKDFEFSRRTMKEHWQAGYADATKTLAHEEIFKLPRLEDNPAVHDFLTAPTHPIPVPLT encoded by the coding sequence GTGAATAAGCGCGACGAAAGCGTGCTGCACGAAGGCACGCGGGCTCCCGCCGAACCACCGAAACCGTGCGCCACCGAGTTCGACAGCATCGCCCTCGTGCTGCAGGGCGGCGGCGCGCTCGGCGCCTACCAGGCCGGCGTGTACGAACGCTTGCTGGAAGTGGGCGTCGAGCCGACATGGGTGTCCGGCATATCGATCGGCGCCATCAACAGCGCGATCATCGCCGGCAATGCGCGTGAACACCGCGTCGCGCGGCTGCGCGAGTTCTGGGAACTCGTCAGCTCGGGGAGCGACGGCATCGTGGGCGACCAGTGGACCGGCGTGCCCCTCGTGGACAGCTTGCACGCCTGGGTCAACCAGCTCGCGGCAGGGAGGGTCCTCGTGCAGGGCGTGCCCGGCTTCTTCGAACCGCGCGTGCCGCCGCCCTTCTTGTCCTGGCCCGGCAGGGGCGCGACGAGTTTCTACGACACGGCGCCGCTGCGCGCGACCTTGGAACGCCTCGTCGACTTCGACCGGATCAACGCGCGCGAGACGCGCCTGTCGATCGGCGCCGTCAACGTCAGGACCGGCAACTTCGCCTACTTCGACAACGCCAAGGACCGCATCGGGCCGGAACATGTGATGGCCAGCGGCGCCCTGCCGCCCGGCTTCGACTCGGTGGAGATCGACGGCGAGCGTTACTGGGACGGCGGCATGGTGTCGAACACGCCGCTCGACTGGGTGCTGTCGGCGCGCTCGCGTCTGCACACGCTCGTGTTCCAGGTCGACCTGTGGAGCGCGCGCGGCGAGGTGCCGAACGACCTGGCCGGCGTCGCCACGCGCATGAAGGAGATCCAGTATTCGAGCCGCACGCGCAACGCCACCGACGCGTTCCGCCGCACCGAAAAGCTGCGCACCGCGTTCAACGAGCTGCTGGCACTGATGCCGCCCACGCTGGCCGCCACGCCGCAGGCGAAGCTGCTGGCGGAAGCGTCGGACCGGGCGCTGTACAACATCGTCGAACTGGTGTACCGCTCACCCACGTACGAGGGCCAGTACAAGGATTTCGAGTTCTCGCGCCGGACGATGAAAGAACACTGGCAGGCCGGCTATGCGGACGCGACGAAGACCCTCGCCCACGAAGAGATCTTCAAGCTGCCGCGCCTCGAGGACAACCCGGCCGTGCACGATTTCCTGACGGCGCCCACCCACCCGATCCCCGTTCCCCTTACCTAA
- a CDS encoding 3-hydroxybutyrate dehydrogenase — translation MNMQDKVAVVTGAASGIGKEIAKTYFDHGAKVAIADLNLDAAQAVAREFDPSGARALAVAMDVTNEEQVDAGIAQVADKFGGIDVLVSNAGIQIVAPVDEFKFADWKKLLAIHLDGAFLTTRACLKRMYAQGRGGTVIYMGSVHSKEASVLKAPYVAAKHGLVGLAKVVAKEGAAHGVRANVICPGFVRTPLVEKQIPEQAKELGISEEDVVKKVMLKETVDGEFTTVEDVAQTALFLATFPSNALTGQSIVVSHGWFMQ, via the coding sequence ATGAACATGCAGGATAAAGTCGCCGTCGTCACCGGCGCCGCCAGCGGCATCGGCAAAGAGATCGCGAAGACCTATTTCGACCACGGCGCGAAGGTCGCCATCGCCGATCTGAACCTGGACGCCGCCCAGGCCGTCGCGCGCGAATTCGACCCGTCCGGCGCGCGCGCCCTCGCCGTCGCGATGGACGTGACGAACGAAGAGCAGGTCGACGCGGGCATTGCGCAAGTCGCCGACAAATTCGGCGGCATCGACGTCCTGGTGTCGAACGCGGGCATCCAGATCGTCGCGCCCGTCGATGAATTCAAGTTCGCGGACTGGAAGAAGCTGCTCGCGATCCACCTCGACGGCGCCTTCCTCACGACGCGCGCCTGCCTGAAGCGGATGTATGCGCAGGGCCGTGGCGGCACCGTCATCTACATGGGGTCCGTGCACTCGAAGGAAGCGTCCGTGCTCAAGGCGCCGTACGTCGCGGCCAAGCACGGCCTCGTCGGCCTGGCCAAGGTCGTCGCGAAGGAAGGCGCCGCCCACGGCGTGCGCGCCAACGTGATCTGCCCGGGCTTCGTGCGCACGCCGCTCGTCGAGAAGCAGATCCCGGAACAGGCCAAGGAACTCGGGATCAGCGAAGAGGACGTCGTGAAAAAAGTGATGCTGAAGGAGACGGTCGACGGCGAATTCACGACCGTGGAAGACGTCGCGCAAACGGCGCTGTTCCTCGCGACCTTCCCGTCGAACGCGCTGACGGGTCAGTCGATCGTCGTCAGCCACGGCTGGTTCATGCAATAG
- a CDS encoding beta-N-acetylhexosaminidase, translating into MRIVAVLSCCCLIGVVHAQDIVPRPAHIERGAGGFALTPSTRIVATGAALPEAAMLRDYLRPATGFDLPVRERADGNAIRLRLDPGAATGKEGYRLVSDARGVTISAAQPAGLFYGIQTLRQMLPPDIYRQAKVARTWALPAVAVADAPRFSWRGSHLDVVRHFMPKEFVLKHIELLAQHKMNVFHWHLTDDQGWRIEIKRYPRLTQVGAWRRDSMLAYSPPRYDGKPHGGFYTQDDIREVVAYAAARHVTVVPEIEMPGHALAAVAAYPELGNQPDRKLDVGTDWGVIPHVFNVEDGTIAFLQNVLDEVMDLFPGQYIHVGGDECPKAEWAQSPAALARMKQLGLVPATATLRDLQDYRDAQGKPAEHPALHGLQSWFIGRMDAYLAQHGRRLIGWDEILEGGLAPGAAVMSWRGEAGGIKAAGAGHDVVMTPERETYFDFYQADPKSPGFREPMGVRDVTTLARVYAYDPLPAALPAAQANRVLGSQAQLWTEYMPTPRDVEYMAWPRLLALAEGLWTPKAAKDYGRFERAMPAALGRLQVQDVNYRPLDGPR; encoded by the coding sequence ATGCGCATCGTCGCCGTCCTGTCCTGCTGTTGCCTGATCGGCGTGGTCCACGCGCAGGACATCGTGCCCCGTCCCGCACACATCGAGCGCGGCGCCGGCGGCTTTGCCCTGACGCCATCCACCCGCATCGTCGCCACCGGCGCGGCACTGCCCGAGGCGGCCATGCTGCGCGACTACCTGCGCCCGGCCACCGGCTTCGACCTGCCCGTGCGCGAACGCGCCGACGGCAACGCGATCCGCCTGCGCCTCGATCCCGGCGCCGCCACGGGCAAGGAAGGCTACCGCCTCGTGAGCGACGCGCGCGGCGTGACCATCTCGGCCGCGCAGCCGGCGGGCCTGTTCTACGGCATCCAGACGCTGCGCCAGATGCTGCCGCCCGACATCTACCGGCAGGCGAAGGTCGCGCGCACGTGGGCGCTGCCGGCCGTGGCCGTCGCCGACGCGCCGCGGTTCTCCTGGCGCGGCAGCCACCTGGACGTGGTGCGCCACTTCATGCCGAAGGAGTTCGTCCTGAAGCACATCGAGCTGCTGGCCCAGCACAAGATGAACGTCTTCCACTGGCACCTGACGGACGACCAGGGCTGGCGCATCGAGATCAAGCGCTATCCGCGCCTGACGCAGGTGGGCGCCTGGCGCCGCGACAGCATGCTCGCGTATTCGCCGCCGCGCTACGACGGCAAGCCGCACGGCGGCTTTTATACGCAGGACGACATCCGCGAAGTCGTCGCCTACGCGGCCGCGCGCCATGTGACGGTCGTGCCCGAGATCGAGATGCCGGGCCACGCGCTGGCCGCCGTCGCCGCGTATCCCGAACTGGGCAACCAGCCGGACCGCAAGCTCGACGTGGGCACCGACTGGGGCGTGATTCCCCACGTGTTCAACGTGGAAGACGGCACCATCGCGTTTCTGCAGAACGTGCTGGACGAGGTGATGGATCTGTTCCCCGGACAGTACATCCACGTGGGCGGCGACGAGTGCCCGAAGGCGGAATGGGCGCAGTCGCCGGCCGCTCTGGCGCGCATGAAGCAGCTGGGACTCGTGCCGGCGACGGCCACGTTGCGGGACCTGCAGGACTATCGCGACGCCCAGGGCAAGCCGGCCGAGCATCCCGCGCTGCACGGCTTGCAGAGCTGGTTCATCGGCCGCATGGACGCGTACCTGGCGCAGCACGGCCGCCGCCTGATCGGCTGGGACGAGATCCTGGAAGGCGGCCTCGCGCCCGGCGCAGCCGTGATGAGCTGGCGCGGCGAGGCGGGCGGCATCAAGGCGGCCGGCGCCGGCCACGACGTCGTCATGACGCCGGAGCGCGAAACCTATTTCGACTTTTACCAGGCCGACCCGAAGAGCCCGGGCTTTCGCGAACCGATGGGCGTGCGCGACGTGACGACGCTCGCGCGCGTGTACGCGTACGACCCGCTGCCGGCCGCGCTGCCGGCGGCGCAGGCGAACCGGGTGCTGGGCAGCCAGGCGCAGTTGTGGACGGAATACATGCCGACGCCGCGCGACGTCGAATACATGGCCTGGCCGCGCCTGCTGGCGCTGGCGGAAGGCTTGTGGACGCCAAAGGCCGCCAAGGACTACGGCCGGTTCGAACGGGCGATGCCGGCCGCGCTGGGCCGGCTGCAGGTGCAGGACGTGAACTACCGCCCGCTGGACGGCCCGCGCTGA
- a CDS encoding anti-sigma factor: MNIRDNPVLADKLAAEYALGTLRGGARRRFETWLRDDRRLRALVADWQGRLVTLAELERPVAPPARVWAGIERRLQIAPAPGAPWWQFWKSAAARPWGVLALAASAGLFVLAVRMAALNEAVAPPQQIAALSDAQSRTALVVTADTRRGKLLVRVADDVRVPLDRTLQLWAITRAGKPRSLGILPGNRSTDLALDARAIDPDVALLAISLEPKGGSPDPNGPTGPVLYKGSWARL; this comes from the coding sequence ATGAACATTCGGGACAATCCGGTCCTGGCCGACAAGCTCGCGGCCGAATACGCCCTCGGCACCTTGCGGGGCGGGGCGCGGCGCCGCTTCGAGACGTGGCTGCGCGACGACCGCCGGCTGCGCGCCCTCGTCGCCGACTGGCAGGGACGGCTTGTGACGCTGGCCGAGCTGGAACGACCCGTGGCGCCGCCGGCGCGCGTCTGGGCCGGCATCGAACGCCGCCTGCAGATCGCGCCCGCGCCAGGCGCGCCGTGGTGGCAGTTCTGGAAGAGCGCCGCGGCGCGGCCGTGGGGCGTGCTGGCGCTCGCGGCCAGCGCGGGCCTGTTCGTGCTGGCCGTGCGCATGGCCGCGCTGAACGAGGCCGTCGCGCCGCCGCAGCAGATCGCGGCGCTGTCCGACGCCCAGTCGCGCACGGCGCTCGTCGTCACGGCCGACACGCGGCGCGGCAAGCTCTTGGTCCGCGTGGCCGACGACGTCCGCGTGCCGCTTGATCGCACCCTGCAGCTGTGGGCCATCACGCGCGCCGGCAAGCCCCGCTCGCTCGGCATCCTGCCCGGCAACCGCAGCACGGACCTGGCGCTCGACGCACGCGCCATCGATCCGGACGTGGCGCTGCTGGCGATCAGCCTGGAGCCGAAAGGCGGCTCGCCCGATCCGAACGGACCGACCGGGCCCGTGCTGTACAAGGGCAGCTGGGCGCGGCTGTGA
- a CDS encoding sigma-70 family RNA polymerase sigma factor — MSEETNDQLYHLLAAVALQDRKAFRALYDATSAKLFGFALRVLHKDELAEEAVQDAFVAIWHAASSYQMHLSAPLTWMATIVRNKALDIRRRMRADGADGQVELGDGDDLPDLAAGPLEQAQLSRDGRALALCMETLAGRQRQAIGMAYLHELSHSEVAGRLGLPIGTVKTWIRRGLDRLRECLAKREAA, encoded by the coding sequence GTGAGCGAGGAGACCAACGACCAGCTGTACCACCTGCTCGCGGCAGTGGCCCTGCAGGACCGCAAGGCATTCCGCGCTTTGTACGACGCGACGTCCGCGAAACTGTTCGGCTTCGCGCTGCGCGTCCTGCACAAGGACGAGTTGGCGGAGGAAGCCGTGCAGGACGCCTTCGTCGCCATCTGGCACGCGGCGTCCAGCTACCAGATGCATTTGTCGGCCCCGCTCACGTGGATGGCGACGATCGTGCGCAACAAGGCGCTGGACATCCGGCGCCGCATGCGGGCGGACGGCGCGGATGGGCAGGTGGAGCTCGGCGATGGTGACGATCTGCCCGACCTGGCCGCCGGACCGCTGGAACAGGCGCAGTTGTCGCGCGACGGACGGGCGCTGGCGCTCTGCATGGAGACGCTCGCGGGCCGCCAGCGCCAGGCGATCGGCATGGCGTACCTGCACGAGCTGTCGCACAGCGAGGTGGCGGGGCGTCTCGGGCTGCCGATCGGCACCGTCAAGACGTGGATCCGGCGCGGCCTCGACCGGCTGCGCGAGTGCCTGGCCAAACGGGAGGCCGCATGA